The Vigna angularis cultivar LongXiaoDou No.4 chromosome 6, ASM1680809v1, whole genome shotgun sequence genome contains the following window.
TCATGTTATGCCTAGGGTCCACTTAGTAAATTTGGGAccactaaatattttttcattactttGTCCCTCATATCCGTTTTCTACCCCCTTTAAATAGTGCCTAACACttgataattataaattagttttcatTAATCGAAGACCAAAAATCAACAAAGAAAACTTCTAAGAATGAGAGTTTTAACATAGAAATGCATAACAGTGCAGAGAAACTAACTACACAAAGTCAAGTTTCTAACATTTAAACACTAGTAACTTAAACTATAAATTCTAACTAGTTTGCTTACaatctattaataaaatacaattgaTATAGCGGAAATATTCTTGAGAAAATTTAGTAAAGATAGATATCAAGCCAAGTACTCAACAAAGATAAGATATTTTGATGTATTTGCCATAACTTGTTCTTTTCTAACAGGAGAGTAGATATCACATTTTTCCATTTCTAGGTGAAAACAACAATACCTCAATAAATTgtctaaaaatatgtttaagcTTGAAGCACAATGTTATGTGGTAAGTTATTTAATTGGTTAACGATACCTCTTGCTCCATTTGGTTCTTCCCATTTAGATACTCTAATTCCATCAAATGCTGATGTTATCtgaaatttcataaaatagtGACAACTTTATAGATGCTATAAGGAAAGAGTATGGTAAACATATAAAATGTCCAGTTATATCCAAACTCACAATCCCAAAAGGCAACTCCTCCGAACTTGCCAACACTGAACCCGAATGTATTCTATTTAACTTTGGAAGTGGCAGCAGAAACATATCTTTGCCGTAGTTTTCACACTTGTCAAGATTGTAAATCATGTCATCCAGAACATCTAGAGCAACAGGCAATGCTAAAGAAGTAACAACAGGGTCAGCGACCAAACCAATTTCAACTGTCCCATCTGTATTCACTTTTTTCTCTAGTGAAAGTGCACCAATTAAGTCATCAAAAGATGGCAAcagtttttgaaattttggtttatttagAACTGAATCAATGGAGGTCCTTCTACTTTTATAAGGGGAATTGCGAAGATCCAAAAGAATTCCTTTAGTAATCCTGAGTACTTCAACAGCTTCTAACTTTGTTAGTTCTTCCCTAACGAATTGATAAAGGACAGCATGAAATGCATTGTAAATCCTTGTCACATGTTCATCTACGCACAAACGAACTGGGCAAGCAGAAGAACTTAGCTCATCAGAACCAATCTCTAATCTGGATTTGCGCCATTCCTCATTCCCACTTCGTCTTCCTGGTAATGATAATGACTCGTCATCATTAGCATGTAAACTCCTCTCAAGTTCTTCATTTTCTACCATATCACGAGCTTGAATAATTGAAAGTAGTTCAGATGGAAGGCCTCTTCGAATTTCTTCTGTTATATTACGTAATACAGATGATGCAGAAGGCTCTGTAAGCATAGTACGGCGAGACAGAAcctcaattttgaaaaaaaatatataaaattcataagtTATCAGCAAATTTTGATTCTCATGCAAGTGCATACATTGTAAAACTTACCTCATGCCACTTCCTTGTATATCGTTTGGTGACATCATAAACCCCGTCTTTTGCTATGGCTATtacataatttaactttttcccCCACCTATGccacatattttaaaaagtgaGGAAACATGAAAGCAAGATGGAAAGTCTTAATGAGGAAAAGAACAATAATTTTCTCACTGTCAATTAGATGGATGATAGCAATCAATACACTAAAGTGAAAGTACTGCAAAGATGAACAATACcctttttcatataataatgGCTGGTCATAGATTCCTTCACATGGGTCAAGATGCATCCATCTGTAAGAACATACAAACACATCAGACCAGAAATAGTTTTAACAGCAGGATTATGATAACCGGCAACTTTAGGTCAATGTTATTTTTACCTGCCCAAGAATTTAGAGAAGCACTCTGTCCAAACATGATCCGTAAAGTCCAAGATCTGCAGATGGACTAAAATCAGTGTCAAAAACCCATTCCTTACAAGACAAGCAAGCACATGTACACCGTAGGTTGCAAATatatatgcaaagaaaaaaattaacaaacttcAATTTTACCATGGATAAAATTCACTACCAAAACTGTAAGGACATCAGTACTCAATACCCTTTTCCCCTAGTAAGTGAAAAATGGCCCAATCATTCCATAGAACTCATTGAGCATGAGCACCAAATTATTGTAAAGGGTAAGGCGAACCAGATAAGAATGCAAGCTAAGTTCAAAATCAAATAAGATTTACATGTCCACACTATGCCTATCTTTTCCTTACAgataacaaattaatttagaataGCAAGCACGACTTTTTCTCAAACATACATTATGTAAGTAAAACTACAATGAAATCAGTTAACAAAACACAAGATTTTGTCATGTGGACGTTTCACACAATACATTGGGCACTGCACTTGCAATATCAGAATCATCATGTACATTATCTAGCGATTAATGATACAAAAAACCAATGCATTCTGAACTCAATTGCAGTATAGAAACCAAGAAAAACCAGCATATTGAAAAGACTGAATTTCATCTAGCTACAAACCAGACGTGAATCATAGCCAAAAGCTCGACAATAGAGAGTAAAGCAATTGGCCCATTCCCCACAGCGGCCCTCTCTTGTTTCCACAAGCTGCAATTTTAACAAGGGAATATCAGTATCCAACGTAAATGTGTATGGTGAAGTTGTATAGGCAGTCAgccaagtataaattaaaacaacttGACATGAGTTGAATACCTTCATTGGATCATTGTACCGAGGGAAGCGAGTAAGTTTGGAGCAAAAGGTACAACTGGGTTGTGAAAAGATAAATGCAAATAACATGAAATAGAAGTTAGGTAAAGAAAATAGAAGCTAAAAAGTTAGTGAACATGAGAAAAACCCTTCAAAAATGCTTTACAAGAAAAAGGACAGTATCCAGGTAACCATAACAAAACTAGTTTGTTATCACCAGATCTCCTAAATGTAAATAGATATGTAGTATGTAATGGATGAATAACTCCACTCACAAAAATAGGATTTGCTGGCAAAGATC
Protein-coding sequences here:
- the LOC108345770 gene encoding peptide-N(4)-(N-acetyl-beta-glucosaminyl)asparagine amidase, whose translation is MVARKFQVVHDDSDFDINYDTDDGFEVFQFQLYSLTSVPPHQQKIFGAEQDTPVTTDSDLIAISDKLRLVSVKDTEPEPEQEQSYSDLLKSDEELARLLQAEEEALLLQQYMSSENPREFDSRVRSYISQVRMYEDPTRQEAARKSVPVEELEEKALVSLAKEGNFKPSKIEQDHAFMLQLLFWFKKSFRWVNSPSCNDCGKETVGQGMTSALPSETLYGASRVELYRCTFCSKLTRFPRYNDPMKLVETREGRCGEWANCFTLYCRAFGYDSRLILDFTDHVWTECFSKFLGRWMHLDPCEGIYDQPLLYEKGWGKKLNYVIAIAKDGVYDVTKRYTRKWHEVLSRRTMLTEPSASSVLRNITEEIRRGLPSELLSIIQARDMVENEELERSLHANDDESLSLPGRRSGNEEWRKSRLEIGSDELSSSACPVRLCVDEHVTRIYNAFHAVLYQFVREELTKLEAVEVLRITKGILLDLRNSPYKSRRTSIDSVLNKPKFQKLLPSFDDLIGALSLEKKVNTDGTVEIGLVADPVVTSLALPVALDVLDDMIYNLDKCENYGKDMFLLPLPKLNRIHSGSVLASSEELPFGIITSAFDGIRVSKWEEPNGARGCWIVYRTFDCKMFELVAYDLMSANDAPERDPMNWILEGSSNKGINWQVLDKQTSQFFEDRFQRKTYKINCASFPCNIFRFRFLAVRDVHSTSRLQIGNIDLYAKST